The Mytilus galloprovincialis chromosome 4, xbMytGall1.hap1.1, whole genome shotgun sequence genome contains a region encoding:
- the LOC143073762 gene encoding uncharacterized protein LOC143073762, with product MSINISVRSYLDKNQEVEYVIKQTENLFKMAFSQSVRKSQVPVKCNLCENETIKWKCEDCGLLLCTNCRDSKHSKIKNAQNHKVIDIKQVGVHSEEVDFTNIKCKDHSGQLCCLFCNNCDSLVCPICIAKIHKKHDLIEISEGFNTKIERLKKGQSKIQTNRDKLDTKKELLEQCKSRENDKYTKVIQTIQNHGKALKKAVDKYIEELKNEVSENQKAITHSIDIDLDVIIRSMRETDDKNNETEDLIKATDIAKFFREVVLLEKSLEISVPKTKSSYDSIPKFVPGEITQSNVGVLKSDDSQVELSVDLKIISEYQTELTAVSDIIPCPDKSIWINSNLDEKLMKVKPEGNNLKTISTFNIDVYGMAVLPSNDILLSIGKPRLQQLSVTTDKLADSVYDVAPFVSAAIHITIGNKVVVGGNSSKLGRRAVFVMNEKGDHETVYEHDKHNQPIFMYPKNVSSTSNGNIHVVDYYSGSDRGKVVVLGQGGDIINTYTGHTDINKDKQFKPVRIVTTPRDNVIVVDLNTDVFHILNNIGELLTHFNTDAAIIHPYSLAFTSTGHLYIGCSRRKGSKTKEAKIYQVTLSGC from the coding sequence ATGTCTATTAATATCTCGGTCAGGTCATACCTAGATAAAAATCAGGAAGTAGAATACGTCATCAAACAAACAGAGAATCTGTTTAAAATGGCGTTCTCTCAATCAGTAAGAAAAAGTCAAGTACCAGTAAAATGTAACTTGTGTGAAAATGAGACTATTAAATGGAAATGTGAAGACTGTGGTTTATTATTGTGTACTAACTGTAGGGATAGTAaacattcaaaaattaaaaatgcacaaaatcataaGGTTATTGACATTAAGCAAGTAGGTGTACATTCCGAAGAAGTGGATTTTACGAACATTAAGTGCAAAGATCACTCTGGACAATTGTGCTGTCTCTTTTGCAATAATTGTGACAGTCTAGTTTGTCCAATATGCATTgctaaaatacacaaaaaacatgatttaaTTGAAATTAGTGAGGGATTTAACACAAAAATAGAGAGACTAAAGAAAGGACAAAGTAAAATTCAAACCAACAGAGATAAACTTGATACAAAAAAAGAACTTTTGGAACAATGTAAGTCTCGTGAAAATGACAAGTACACTAAAGTAATACAAACTATTCAAAATCACGGGAAAGCTTTAAAGAAAGCAGTTGACAAATACATAGAAGAGCTAAAAAATGAAGTCAGTGAAAATCAAAAAGCAATAACACACTCAATTGACATTGATCTCGATGTCATAATTAGATCCATGAGAGAAACTGATGACAAAAACAATGAAACAGAAGATCTTATCAAGGCAACAGACATTGCCAAGTTTTTTCGTGAAGTTGTCCTACTGGAGAAATCATTAGAAATATCAGTACCAAAAACCAAGTCATCATACGATTCCATTCCAAAATTTGTTCCAGGGGAGATCACTCAGTCTAATGTTGGAGTTTTAAAAAGTGATGACAGTCAGGTCGAATTAAGTGTTGATCTCAAAATTATTTCAGAATATCAAACAGAACTTACTGCTGTATCAGATATAATTCCTTGTCCTGACAAGTCAATCTGGATAAACAGTAATTTAGATGAAAAGTTAATGAAAGTAAAACCAGAAGGAAACAATCTGAAGACAATATCTACTTTCAACATTGATGTCTATGGCATGGCAGTACTTCCATCTAATGATATTCTCCTGTCTATCGGGAAACCAAGACTACAACAACTCAGTGTTACCACTGATAAACTGGCAGACAGTGTATATGATGTGGCCCCTTTTGTTTCTGCTGCCATCCACATTACCATTGGTAATAAAGTAGTTGTAGGAGGGAATAGTAGTAAATTAGGAAGAAGAGCTGTGTTTGTTATGAATGAGAAGGGAGACCATGAGACTGTGTATGAACATGATAAACATAATCAACCTATATTTATGTATCCCAAAAATGTAAGCAGTACCAGTAATGGTAACATACATGTGGTAGATTATTACTCAGGTAGTGACAGAGGTAAAGTGGTGGTATTAGGACAGGGAGGGGATATAATCAATACATATACAGGACATACAGACATCAACAAGgacaaacaattcaaaccagTCAGAATAGTGACAACACCAAGAGACAATGTTATTGTAGTAGATTTAAACACTGATGTATTTCACATCTTAAACAATATTGGCGAACTATTGACTCATTTTAATACCGATGCTGCAATAATCCATCCATACTCCCTTGCCTTTACATCAACAGGACATCTCTATATAGGATGTTCAAGACGCAAGGGAAGTAAAACAAAGGAAGCAAAGATATATCAAGTGACACTATCAGGGTGTTAA